A stretch of the Mobula hypostoma chromosome 19, sMobHyp1.1, whole genome shotgun sequence genome encodes the following:
- the cisd1 gene encoding CDGSH iron-sulfur domain-containing protein 1 has protein sequence MGSNTTLKEWVAGISLAVGAAAVGYVAYRTLYARDKGCKSLVNLDIQKDTPKVVHAFDIEDLGDKAVYCRCWRSKQFPMCDGSHTKHNEETGDNVGPLIIKRREV, from the exons ATGGGGAGTAATACCACGCTGAAAG AATGGGTTGCAGGCATTTCGCTGGCGGTTGGAGCTGCTGCTGTTGGTTATGTGGCGTACAGAACTTTATATGCAAGAGACAAAGGCTGCAAGTCATTGGTTAACCTAGACATCCAGAAGGATACGCCTAAAGTAGTTCATGCATTTGATATTGAAGATCTGGGAGACAAGGCTGTGTATTGTAGATGCTGGCGATCTAAACAA TTCCCAATGTGTGATGGTTCTCACACTAAACACAATGAAGAAACAGGAGACAATGTAGGACCTTTGATAATCAAAAGAAGAGAAGTCTGA